A single region of the Plantactinospora soyae genome encodes:
- a CDS encoding ABC transporter permease, with protein sequence MSTLGHVASDSATMLRRNLRHMLRYPSLTLMLLAMPIIFLLLFVYVLGGTLGAGLGGAAGGRADYVEYVTPGIILITVASGATGTAISVAMDMTEGIVARFRTMAISRTSVLTGHVVGSLIQTLLCVAAVLGVALLVGFRPSAGPVEWLGVAGLLGLLILALTWLSVALGMSARSVETASNLPMPLTLLPFFGSGFVPTDSMPAGLGWFAEHQPFTPIIETLRGLLTGAPIGDSAAVSVAWCVGITLVGYLWARRTYNRASVR encoded by the coding sequence ATGAGCACTCTTGGCCACGTCGCGAGCGACTCGGCGACCATGCTGCGCCGCAACCTCCGGCACATGCTGCGCTACCCGTCCCTGACCCTGATGCTCCTCGCGATGCCGATCATCTTCCTGCTGCTGTTCGTCTACGTCCTCGGCGGAACGCTCGGGGCGGGACTCGGCGGTGCCGCCGGCGGTCGCGCCGACTACGTCGAGTACGTCACCCCCGGCATCATCCTGATCACCGTGGCCAGCGGCGCGACGGGAACGGCGATATCGGTCGCGATGGACATGACCGAGGGGATCGTCGCCCGGTTCCGCACCATGGCGATCTCCCGCACCTCGGTACTGACCGGACACGTCGTCGGCAGCCTGATCCAGACCCTGCTCTGCGTCGCGGCCGTGCTCGGGGTCGCGTTGCTCGTCGGGTTCCGGCCCTCCGCCGGTCCGGTCGAGTGGCTCGGCGTGGCAGGTCTGCTCGGGCTGCTCATCCTGGCGCTCACCTGGCTGTCGGTCGCGCTCGGCATGTCGGCCAGGAGCGTCGAGACCGCGAGCAACCTGCCGATGCCCCTGACGCTGCTGCCGTTCTTCGGCAGTGGCTTCGTGCCCACCGACTCGATGCCGGCCGGACTGGGCTGGTTCGCCGAGCACCAGCCCTTCACCCCGATCATCGAGACCCTGCGCGGCCTGCTGACCGGTGCGCCGATCGGCGACAGCGCGGCCGTCTCGGTCGCCTGGTGCGTCGGGATCACCCTGGTCGGATACCTCTGGGCGCGCCGGACGTACAACCGCGCCTCCGTACGGTGA
- a CDS encoding ATP-binding cassette domain-containing protein has protein sequence MAAPRSAISVTGLRKSFGKQVVLDGIDLDVPEGMVFALLGPNGAGKTTTVQILSTLIPADGGEARVAGHDVATDPDPVRAAIGVTGQFSALDNLLSGEENLRLMADLHHLGRSEGRRRVSELLQRFDLVDAARKRAVTYSGGMRRRLDLAMTLVGDPQIIFLDEPTTGLDPRSRRTMWQIVRDLVAGGVTVFLTTQYLEEADQLADRIAVLDHGRLVAEGTPEQLKRQVPGGHVRLRFTDPDGLRSAVRLLDEASPDDDALALRVPTDGSVRELRALLGRLDDASIEVEALTVHTPDLDDVFLALTGHPQQEKEGETVR, from the coding sequence ATGGCCGCACCCCGATCGGCGATCTCGGTGACCGGTTTGCGCAAGTCCTTCGGCAAGCAGGTCGTACTCGACGGCATCGATCTCGACGTACCGGAGGGCATGGTCTTCGCGCTGCTCGGCCCGAACGGCGCCGGCAAGACGACCACGGTGCAGATCCTGTCCACGCTGATACCCGCCGACGGCGGCGAGGCGCGGGTCGCCGGCCACGACGTGGCCACCGACCCCGACCCGGTACGCGCCGCGATCGGCGTGACCGGGCAGTTCTCGGCGCTGGACAACCTGCTCAGCGGCGAGGAGAACCTGCGGCTGATGGCGGACCTGCACCACCTGGGCCGGAGCGAGGGCCGGCGGCGCGTCAGCGAGCTGCTGCAACGGTTCGACCTGGTTGACGCGGCCCGGAAGCGGGCCGTGACCTACTCCGGCGGAATGCGCCGCCGGCTCGACCTGGCGATGACCCTGGTCGGCGATCCGCAGATCATCTTCCTCGACGAGCCGACCACCGGGCTCGACCCGCGCAGCCGGCGGACGATGTGGCAGATCGTCCGCGACCTGGTGGCCGGCGGGGTCACGGTCTTCCTCACCACCCAGTACCTGGAGGAGGCGGACCAGCTCGCCGACCGGATCGCCGTGCTCGACCACGGCAGGCTGGTCGCCGAGGGCACCCCGGAGCAGCTCAAGCGCCAGGTCCCCGGCGGTCACGTCCGGCTGCGGTTCACCGATCCGGATGGTCTCCGGTCGGCGGTACGGCTCCTCGACGAGGCCAGCCCCGACGACGACGCGCTCGCCCTGCGGGTGCCGACCGACGGCAGCGTCCGGGAACTGCGGGCCCTGCTCGGCCGACTCGACGACGCCTCGATCGAGGTCGAGGCCCTGACGGTGCACACCCCCGATCTCGACGACGTCTTCCTCGCACTCACCGGTCATCCGCAGCAGGAGAAGGAGGGGGAAACCGTACGATGA
- a CDS encoding MFS transporter — translation MISTTGESRSGWLRGPLRPFRNGQYGLLAGALAMSLLADGVWMIAIVWQVIAMGGGPSQLSFVSAAMAGGMLVTTLLGGVLADRIPQRRILFVVAASRTAAVGLVTALTLTDRLSLWHLGAVSLLIGVGNGFTFPAYSALLPSILPAEDLLAANGVEGMLRPTIMQAAGPAVASAMIAAWSPGAALLVVTVLEAVGVLFLLALRPVPLRHDRAATAAHPIRSTLTDLRDGFVYMGRTPWLLATLLFASVLTLLIMGPIEVLVPFVIKDRAGGGPGDHALVMAAFGIGGAIGSLGMASFRMPRRYLTVMNLFWGLGCLPLALVGAATQVWLIAAAVFVVGICFSAPMVIWGTLLQRRVPAHMLGRVSSLDFFVSLVFMPLSMAIAGPVSAGVGLGTTFALAGLLPAAIAVLAIVLARMPQDELAHPLDVPAEPGERPEQLAGSGAPEAASR, via the coding sequence ATGATCAGCACCACGGGGGAGAGCAGGTCAGGCTGGCTGCGCGGCCCGCTGCGCCCGTTCCGCAACGGCCAGTACGGTCTGCTGGCCGGTGCGTTGGCCATGTCGCTGCTCGCGGACGGCGTGTGGATGATCGCCATCGTCTGGCAGGTCATCGCGATGGGCGGCGGGCCGAGCCAGCTCTCCTTCGTCTCCGCCGCGATGGCGGGTGGGATGCTGGTCACCACGCTGCTCGGTGGAGTGCTGGCGGACCGGATCCCGCAGCGCCGGATCCTGTTCGTGGTGGCCGCGTCCCGGACCGCCGCGGTCGGCCTGGTGACGGCGTTGACGCTGACGGACCGGCTGTCCCTGTGGCATCTCGGGGCGGTGTCGTTGCTGATCGGTGTCGGCAACGGCTTCACCTTCCCGGCCTACTCGGCCCTGCTGCCGTCGATCCTGCCGGCCGAGGACCTGCTGGCCGCCAACGGTGTCGAGGGGATGCTGCGGCCGACCATCATGCAGGCCGCCGGTCCGGCCGTGGCGAGCGCCATGATCGCCGCCTGGTCACCGGGCGCCGCGCTGCTCGTGGTGACCGTGCTGGAGGCGGTCGGCGTGCTGTTCCTGCTCGCCCTGCGCCCGGTGCCGCTCCGGCACGACCGGGCCGCGACCGCCGCGCATCCGATCAGGTCCACCCTGACCGACCTGCGGGACGGCTTCGTCTACATGGGACGCACCCCGTGGCTGCTCGCCACCCTGCTCTTCGCGTCCGTGCTGACCCTGCTGATCATGGGACCGATCGAGGTGCTGGTCCCCTTCGTGATCAAGGACCGTGCCGGTGGCGGCCCCGGCGACCACGCGCTGGTGATGGCGGCCTTCGGCATCGGGGGCGCGATCGGCTCGCTCGGAATGGCCTCCTTCCGGATGCCGCGCCGGTACCTGACGGTGATGAACCTGTTCTGGGGCCTCGGGTGCCTGCCGCTGGCCCTGGTCGGCGCCGCCACCCAGGTCTGGCTGATCGCCGCGGCGGTGTTCGTCGTCGGGATCTGCTTCTCCGCACCCATGGTGATCTGGGGCACCCTGTTGCAGCGGCGCGTCCCGGCACACATGCTGGGCCGGGTCTCCAGCCTCGACTTCTTCGTCTCGCTGGTCTTCATGCCGCTGTCCATGGCGATCGCCGGGCCGGTGAGCGCCGGCGTCGGGCTCGGCACGACGTTCGCGCTCGCCGGCCTGCTGCCCGCCGCCATCGCCGTACTGGCGATCGTGCTGGCCCGGATGCCGCAGGACGAGCTGGCGCATCCGCTCGACGTACCGGCCGAGCCGGGGGAGCGTCCGGAGCAGCTGGCCGGGTCGGGCGCACCCGAGGCGGCCAGCCGCTGA
- a CDS encoding CPBP family intramembrane glutamic endopeptidase produces the protein MRWRIFTGTGLALFLVSPFVLLGLGGPDVQTSADAEASPKPLLAIVVATLVGLALTRLVPPQLPAIAPADAAHRPALTRQVVGLVGIALLLPTVVLVADPGVWYGLVKLVLFFGGAWLLLRRWPTDWRGGVDHRRAVPVRWRWLGPLPALLGWAYLLYYSPFAGTEDLSGYREFDRVFLLAAMLLTFLTASLAEEVFYRMLLQTRLEALLGRWPAIVATALLFTAMHVHRIGDGPLAEMIAIMVVWNGGFGLLAGYLWARHRNIWSIFALHTAVNSLPLLPLFFE, from the coding sequence ATGCGATGGCGGATCTTCACCGGTACCGGACTGGCCCTGTTCCTCGTCTCCCCGTTCGTCCTGCTCGGCCTCGGCGGCCCGGACGTACAGACCTCCGCCGACGCCGAGGCGTCACCGAAGCCGCTGCTCGCGATCGTCGTCGCCACCCTCGTCGGCCTGGCCCTGACCCGGCTGGTGCCACCACAGCTACCGGCCATCGCCCCGGCCGACGCCGCGCACCGGCCCGCACTGACCCGTCAGGTCGTCGGCCTGGTCGGGATCGCCCTGCTGCTGCCCACCGTGGTGCTCGTCGCCGACCCCGGCGTCTGGTACGGGCTGGTCAAGCTCGTGCTCTTCTTCGGCGGCGCCTGGCTGCTGCTGCGCCGCTGGCCGACCGACTGGCGGGGCGGGGTCGACCACCGCCGGGCGGTGCCGGTCCGGTGGCGCTGGCTCGGCCCGCTGCCCGCGCTCCTCGGCTGGGCCTACCTGCTCTACTACAGCCCGTTCGCCGGCACCGAGGACCTCTCCGGGTACCGCGAGTTCGACCGGGTGTTCCTGCTCGCCGCCATGCTGCTGACCTTCCTCACCGCCAGCCTCGCCGAGGAGGTCTTCTACCGGATGCTGTTGCAGACCCGGCTGGAGGCGCTGCTCGGACGCTGGCCCGCGATCGTCGCCACCGCGCTGCTCTTCACCGCGATGCACGTACACCGGATCGGCGACGGTCCACTGGCGGAGATGATCGCGATCATGGTGGTCTGGAATGGCGGCTTCGGACTCCTCGCCGGCTACCTGTGGGCCCGCCACCGCAACATCTGGAGCATTTTCGCGTTGCACACCGCGGTCAACTCGCTCCCGCTGCTGCCGCTGTTCTTCGAGTGA
- a CDS encoding NAD(P)H-binding protein, with product MTEHEHDKTALTLVLGGTGKTGGRVAERLTARHRPVRIGSRSGEPPFDWADRASWAPALHGVTSAYLSFYPDLAVPGAADAIRSFTDLAVRHGVRRLVLLSGRGEEEAQLSEEVIMNSGVQWTIVRASWFNQNFSEGHLLDPVRGGELVLPVGDVGEPFVDTDDIADVAVAALTEDGHTGQLYEVTGPRLLTFAEAVGEIAAATGRDVRFRSVTIEEYAGMLAEYQLPADEVALLTYLFTEVLDGRNAHLGDGVERALARPARDFRDYARSTASTGVWAG from the coding sequence ATGACCGAACACGAGCACGACAAGACGGCCCTGACCCTGGTCCTCGGCGGTACCGGCAAGACCGGCGGCCGGGTGGCCGAACGACTGACCGCACGGCACCGGCCGGTACGGATCGGGTCCCGGTCCGGCGAGCCGCCGTTCGACTGGGCGGACCGGGCCAGCTGGGCGCCCGCGCTGCACGGGGTGACGTCGGCGTACCTGTCGTTCTATCCGGACCTGGCGGTTCCGGGCGCCGCCGACGCGATCCGGTCCTTCACCGACCTCGCGGTGCGGCACGGGGTACGCCGGTTGGTCCTGCTCTCCGGGCGGGGCGAGGAGGAGGCGCAGCTCTCCGAGGAAGTGATCATGAATTCCGGCGTGCAGTGGACGATCGTGCGGGCGAGCTGGTTCAACCAGAACTTCAGTGAGGGACATCTGCTGGACCCGGTGCGGGGCGGCGAGCTGGTGCTGCCGGTCGGGGACGTCGGCGAACCGTTCGTCGACACCGACGACATCGCGGACGTCGCGGTCGCGGCGTTGACCGAGGACGGCCACACCGGCCAGCTCTACGAGGTGACCGGCCCCCGGTTGCTGACCTTCGCGGAGGCCGTCGGGGAGATCGCCGCCGCCACCGGGCGGGACGTCCGGTTCCGATCGGTGACGATCGAGGAGTACGCCGGCATGCTGGCCGAGTACCAGTTGCCGGCGGACGAGGTCGCGCTGCTGACCTACCTCTTCACCGAGGTGCTGGACGGCCGCAACGCCCACCTGGGCGACGGCGTGGAACGGGCCCTCGCCCGCCCGGCACGGGACTTCCGCGACTACGCCCGCAGCACCGCCTCGACCGGTGTCTGGGCGGGATGA